Within Euwallacea fornicatus isolate EFF26 chromosome 32, ASM4011564v1, whole genome shotgun sequence, the genomic segment TCCGCGAGCACTCaaatgcaacttttccaaataaatggataggcAGAGGTGTCCCGGAGCCTAATCAGTCGTGGCCAGCAAGGTCCCCGGATTGTAATCCTCTGAACTTCTACTTTTGGGGTGATCTGAAGATACTTGTCTATGCTGTCCCAATAAACACTCTACATCAACTTCAGGAACGTATAATTACCGGATGTGAAACGATACGCAACACACCAGGAGTTTTCGAGAGAGTGAGACAATCATTAACGAGAAGGATGGAAGCGTGCattatgagtaatggtggtcattttcagcaattcttatgattaatcattaaagcattcccccaaaaaattgttttttctaaaattcaaacacccaaattgagtcattttggaaataaaatctctttttcttgtcacatttcaacaccctgtatcttggaaacaaggcatttgcggacatatgtttattagacatttttgactcaaaattagtcgaggattacgcctttaaatttcttacacgtagttaggaaacaccctgtataatagcCATTCCTTGGTTTTTTTGGCAGCGTGTTTTGCATCATTGTCCTGTTGGAATATacagtggcacaaaaaagtctccgtacggTTAGTTATCACACAAACTTATGGAGTTTTAGAGGCAACACATATAGtttatcaagaaaaaaaatatataacaatctaCAACAAGAAACATTCCTCAGTCTATTAACAATGATAATCAAGAAGttagtcaaagaaattccaattttagacgaacttttcttaatattggacatattcttgcacaaaaaagtctccgtacgaTTCCATATGACTAAACtaatattaactaaatttaatttaattattggaacaataaatgtttaatattttgtggggtCCCTTTAGACTTTAACACTGCAAGTAATCGTCGATTCATAGAATTAACTAAAGGCCGTGTACGGTTAAGGGGTCAATTCGGCCCCCACGGGcgatcgatttgaaatttttaccaattgttTCTATCATTCAAAGGACTTAccccataaaatttcaacttcctaaGTCTCACCCTTTAAGAGTAGGACAGGGTTGGgggtgaaaactttaaaacgtcatatctcgggaactattCATCGTACAGCATTGGGTAAAATGGTGCGTCCTTCAGTAAGCACCTTCTTATTTTCGTATACTTGCAGATTTATCGGTTGATGCCAAAGGGCcgaaatataaaagaaaaaaaaaacttaggtgGTTTTAGGGGAGTTTGCATTTTGGTACACTAACCATTTTTGCACACTATGTAGAGGACCTCTCGAAGTATCTACCCACAAAAAATCAGATTTATActaaattcagtatttgagatataacgattcaaagtataggtatataaatatcaataacttATATGtctaaattcatataattcatATAACTAACGCGGCAGAAAACAGAATCAACACCAAATGACGTCGCTATACAATATATTTGGCATAGAGCCAACAATGGTTATTATTCAGGGAAGGTGGTGATGTCAGCGTCTTCATCCGTATCACTGTTTTCTTGGACACCTACGAAACCAGTGGTCTTAAACCTATTGGTCAAAATCTCGGCCGGGTTGATAATTCGGGCTAAGTAACGAGCatgtgataaataataaataattgcagcCACATGAGAACAACAACCGACAGTACGCTTTCCATTCGCGCAATCACAGCAATAGCGGCATATACCTGATACATCATTTCGTTTTAGTGTATAATCGATGAAAGAGGTGTAGGTTTTCCGATTACAATGCCTAGAACGAGATTGTACTCTTAAAATTGTTGCATTCTCTTTCAAGTAGTCAACATTCAGGGAACCATCCTCGTTCGTTATCTCTGCTAAATATGATTTAGCTTGGCGCAATTGATAAGTACCTGTGAAAAGTAATATTAATTGAGCTTCTGTTAATTGGGGGAAATCCTTTATCGCGTTTGAAGTAATCCGCCTGAAAATAAGTTTCTTACGCGCCCATTTTCCTGTTTCTACTTCTTCCGCCAAGTAATTCGGTGTATCTACCAGCGCTTGCATCCTTGCGATGATTTCTTCTCCAGCGTCTTTATCGGAAGTGAATCGTTGCCCGAactgattttgtaaaaaagcCGCGATTCTAAAATACTCGCCTATTGTCGGGACCATCTTATTATCTATTTTCCGGTCaagtaattgatatttttgtctCAAAATACCGTGAATAGCTTCAACGACCCATCGGACTTTTGTTACAAGTCTCGAGCGATTGGCTTCTAAACTCTCTAACTGTTTGCGTTTGCGTCTAAGAGCTGGCATGGCTGTTTTGTATCCTTTActctttaaatattctattGCATCTCGAAATCCTCTGTCCAGTACAAAAATATCCCTTGCCTCTAGTAAATCGGATAATCCCGTATTCTCAACTTCtagaattgtttttaaagttcGCGCATCATTTTCGTTTGCGCTGAATGGTCCAAGCATGTCGACAACAAAACCATTAGTGGTACATATCGTGAATGGTTTACACAAAGGTACTTTCTTTTGGCCAGAAAACGATCTCCTTTGATA encodes:
- the LOC136348412 gene encoding uncharacterized protein translates to MLVPIQQNAGLPNDITENPVVEESIRINISDDSDDSETHDTSDHEIKYNLTSNEQAEELVSMKIDRTVATHKYCIICGGNTTSNLMLIPEKARCQSYAKRKLFIPAGDRCCRSHIIFDSFFEEDLMKIKVYSNISEFTSKELSCMMENLAIGCDKSLFDQVSDFSMPETQLRLFTSLTWENLLQLKEMLTSLRNFCNRTTTQAIVTFLFKLKTGNSHELIASILHLPNKGVVSEYIKSVRCAFVQDILAKHFGYQNTTREKIIYETSPIARTILEADNEDLILICDCTYARHQKSTTNEYQRRSFSGQKKVPLCKPFTICTTNGFVVDMLGPFSANENDARTLKTILEVENTGLSDLLEARDIFVLDRGFRDAIEYLKSKGYKTAMPALRRKRKQLESLEANRSRLVTKVRWVVEAIHGILRQKYQLLDRKIDNKMVPTIGEYFRIAAFLQNQFGQRFTSDKDAGEEIIARMQALVDTPNYLAEEVETGKWARKKLIFRRITSNAIKDFPQLTEAQLILLFTGTYQLRQAKSYLAEITNEDGSLNVDYLKENATILRVQSRSRHCNRKTYTSFIDYTLKRNDVSGICRYCCDCANGKRTVGCCSHVAAIIYYLSHARYLARIINPAEILTNRFKTTGFVGVQENSDTDEDADITTFPE